The genomic interval TAgaaattcgattatttatgGCAATCGGTGCTCACCGAACAGTGTCGCTATTTTTCGCGATACGGAAATCGAAATCCAATGTTTGGACTGCATAATGGCCAGAGTTTTACTGAGTATCATTGTAAAGAACCACATACAGAGGAACGGCATTGCAGAAAGAGCAGCATTCTGTAAGACGAATATTAcaataaaatagaagagaatttcacaattattcagctttaaaaaatcagaaatcaattgatttatgaataattgtGGGAGACCGAAGGAGCGGTAAATTCCATCAACAATTTAGGCACCCTTTCAAGTTTCTCTCAACAAGTGATAATTCAACAACAGAAATACTCATTACTATTACAATTACCTCATTCATATTAAATTTGAGAATCTGATTCATAAAAGTTGGTAACTCCGTTAACAACATATACCATCCAAAGTTGCTGCAAACGTGTGATACCAAGATCGCCAAAAACGGAAGTGACGTTATAACTTGTCTCCAAGGTACTGGTGGTTTCTGTAAGCCAAACACGTTATGCATACGAacatggttgaaaaaaaaaacctacagaTTCGTTTGGTCCAAGTTCACTACGAAATCTACTCCACCTTTTTGGTCCCTGCTTTGCTCTGACTCTGACCCAATGAGGTGGCTATATAATCCTTTTCCCCTTGAGTGATAAATCTGGTCTGCGATTCCGGAGAGTCCTGTACAATAAACGCCCAGCCGATGCACCAAATAAGAGATAGAGCTCCTTCTATATAAAATACCGAAGCCCATCCAAGATTGGCAGCCAGTACGCCAGACAGAAGGATCGAAATGACAGTGCCTAGGGCAGTACCTATGAAGAAATTATGGATGCATTAGTAGCTTTTTTACTTCGGAACTCGGCCGAAGAAAGAATTCTTGTACCGATCTCTTAAGATTCTAGATCGTAATTTGCCAGCGCGCGGGTATCTATCTTTCGACGTCGCAGCATTAGGTATGTACCTGCGTAAACGATTGACGAAAGAATGCTCCTTTCCTCAGGAGGTGCCCATTTCGAAATCATCACGTGCATCGCGGGAAATGTGACACCCTGAAATCAAGAGATTATAATAACGTTGCAGgggaaatattgaataattttccatatGATTATTCACCCCTCCAAGGCCTTGGGCAAATCGCATTATGATGAATAACGAAACGTGTAGTTGTGCGGCCAGCGGGGAAAGAACGGACGCCACGGCGTTGAGGATGACCGATCCATTCATGACCCATCTTGCTGAGAAAAGTTCGGCAACTCGACCACCGGGTAACTGCGTAATGATATAGCCCCAAAAGTACGCGGATAGAATGAGGCCTTGCAGTGATTCGTTCCAGGGAAAAGGACCATCCTGTGATCAATGAGCCAATCGTTCTGATTAGGTGGTTTCTATTTAGAGAATGCGGTCTCCCAATCAGTCGAAGATTTGGGGTTTCGCCAATCTCTGTCTCCTTTATTGATCATTTCGACAATAACAATATGTTCGTACACGCGTTTCCAAATATAAAGTAGTAGCCACTTGCTCAACGAACCAACATAAGAAAGTACATAAGATAATTTTAAGACTCCTGGAAATCACAAAATAAGCTCTTGGATAAAATTATAgctgtataaatttttcgccggtgaaaatttattaatctaGGTCGGTATTCTCATTTTACGATTTACGGTATTAAAAATAGGATCACTCAGAAAAACGATAAGCACGAGCTAATGTTATCTCCCACGCAtcagaatcgtttgaaaataatttttatcaccattcgaatttttttggcaACCGTACCCTTTGTGTCGCATATGCAGCACATTcgattgaatttgattttttttatgacaGTGAAAATATTTAGGCTTCAATTTTGAAACCCTGTATGCTGTACGTCATATGAAAGTTTATCTCATGACTACGTATTATAcgattttatataattatcatctTGGTGTCACGCACGGATAACCCGCGAGATGagcacaaaaaaagaaaaatgatcagAGCGACACAGAATCCAAGTCAATGCACATAAATATCCGAGGAATACGACGATACATGTAGCTACAGATCGTAGGTATTCTTGTACCGCACGTTGTATGCAACATTTGTCCAAAAAAGCTAAGGCAATGTGCCAAATTGTAGTAtttcatttggaaaaattggttgaaaaaaaattcaagtatcACGAGAACTGTATTGAGTCGAAAGAAATGATCAgctctttcaaatttttaccaatgaatggtataaaaatatacttaCGACATTCGTCTCTGCGGTATGCTTGCTGGTAACTCCTTCGGTATCACAAACGGGTGGTGCAGGGGTAGCAAATATCAGGGTCCCATTTGTTAGATGAGTCGTGAGTTTGGAGGGAGCAATTTTGATAGCTGTATGATTGACC from Athalia rosae chromosome 6, iyAthRosa1.1, whole genome shotgun sequence carries:
- the LOC105692191 gene encoding putative inorganic phosphate cotransporter isoform X1, with amino-acid sequence MSSTKRKSESPSFRGARFSLIEKDQCLSNGAAAKCLLPARYLMAIMGSVGLAIVYGFKVNVSVAIVAMVNHTAIKIAPSKLTTHLTNGTLIFATPAPPVCDTEGVTSKHTAETNVDGPFPWNESLQGLILSAYFWGYIITQLPGGRVAELFSARWVMNGSVILNAVASVLSPLAAQLHVSLFIIMRFAQGLGGGVTFPAMHVMISKWAPPEERSILSSIVYAGTALGTVISILLSGVLAANLGWASVFYIEGALSLIWCIGWAFIVQDSPESQTRFITQGEKDYIATSLGQSQSKAGTKKKPPVPWRQVITSLPFLAILVSHVCSNFGWYMLLTELPTFMNQILKFNMNENAALSAMPFLCMWFFTMILSKTLAIMQSKHWISISVSRKIATLFASFVPMICLIGVCYVGCNRNLAVVLMTIGVTCIGGMYCGFLSNHIDIAPNFAGTLVAITNTFATIPGFIVPIFVGKLTEGNQTIEAWRIIFFVTVGLYIVEILAYTIFGSAEEQPWNESGVIDEESPDQTVPLKERHAE
- the LOC105692191 gene encoding putative inorganic phosphate cotransporter isoform X2 is translated as MAVEAVDRSANGAAAKCLLPARYLMAIMGSVGLAIVYGFKVNVSVAIVAMVNHTAIKIAPSKLTTHLTNGTLIFATPAPPVCDTEGVTSKHTAETNVDGPFPWNESLQGLILSAYFWGYIITQLPGGRVAELFSARWVMNGSVILNAVASVLSPLAAQLHVSLFIIMRFAQGLGGGVTFPAMHVMISKWAPPEERSILSSIVYAGTALGTVISILLSGVLAANLGWASVFYIEGALSLIWCIGWAFIVQDSPESQTRFITQGEKDYIATSLGQSQSKAGTKKKPPVPWRQVITSLPFLAILVSHVCSNFGWYMLLTELPTFMNQILKFNMNENAALSAMPFLCMWFFTMILSKTLAIMQSKHWISISVSRKIATLFASFVPMICLIGVCYVGCNRNLAVVLMTIGVTCIGGMYCGFLSNHIDIAPNFAGTLVAITNTFATIPGFIVPIFVGKLTEGNQTIEAWRIIFFVTVGLYIVEILAYTIFGSAEEQPWNESGVIDEESPDQTVPLKERHAE